GGCGCGAAATACCGGCTGTCTTAGGGGACTCCAAGCTGAGATAGATAAGGTTGGTGAGGTCATGCAATTGGATGAACGATGGCGTTAGCACTGAACTGGCTCAGTATCCTGTAAACCGGCTGTCTTTACTATACAAGCCGAGGTCAACGCGACCTGAGTTTTAAGCTTGTTTATTCATGAGAACTCTAACTAAAGCTCATAGAATTACATAGTTTTTACGGTATAGATTTGTTTGGATAATTTACAGATATTTAGCTATATAAATTTCATGATTAATTATTGAGGAACTTACTATCTGATTTTTTTTATTCTTTTTGACTTGTTCAAACAATTCTCGATTTTCTGACTTTAGCCAGTAAAAATACAGAATTTGGCAACTTGAGACTTAGCCATTTTCACCCGGAACTAATATCTTAAGAATCTAAAATGGTATCAATGACCACAATCGAGTTATTTTGATCGACCAGCAGATATATTTACTACAATGAAATATAGGGATATTCCCAATTGCAACAATATCGTGCTAACCGACAGCCTTGACGGAGTGCCGATATTGAGCTGGCCAAAGTTTTGTCAAGTAGGCTTCATTCAGGAATCCGGTGCTAGGTAGCAGTGAAAAGGCAGCTATTGCGTGAAACTAACTAACGAGATGTCTCGGTATTTTTACAGGCTGAACCGGGAAATTTCCCAAAGGAAGTCTGGCAGCCTAGACAATCGCTCTGTGATGCGTCTAGATTTGTATGTGACCCTGAGAAGGTTCCCCTGGATGAAACGCTCCTTTCGCTGAGTTACATCCATTGAGGGTCTTATGCTGTAGACAGAGCCGGCTTAGTATGAGAGTGTAAAGGTTTAAAAGACTTCAAGCCTCTCTATCGGCCAGTTTGCCTAGCGCTGTGACACTGACACGGAAGCCAGTGGAAATAATTTGACAGCGTCGGTGCTTTCAAAAGCAAGCGCATATCCAGTGCTGAAGTGGGGAAACAAATATTTAATAACTGGGAGATTTTTTGATTAATAACTTGAATCAAAGACAGCAACAAACCATTAAAAATTGACCCTTTACAGGAAATTGGTATAACAGGAGAACAGGATATGTTCAATACCGTTGAACTGCTGATAGACGCATTCGTAGACAAGCTGAAAGCCGGCTACCACCGCACCTACGGAGGCTACAAACCTCAGTATGAAGATATCATCGGTTGGGCCGGCAACATGGCGTTAGAGAACCTCGCCAACAGCGATGCCCTCTATCACAACATGGAACACACCATTTTAGTGAGCTTAGTTGGGCAAGAAATTCTGCGAGGCAAACACATTCGTGAAGGAGGTGTTACCTGTGAGGATTGGTTGCATTTCATCATCTCCTTGGTGTGCCATAACATTGGCTATGTTAAAGGCGTTTGCCGGCAGGATCAAGCCGGTGCTTATGCAACCGGAAGAGACGGGAAAACCGTCGTCCTGCCCGATGGTTCCACTGATGCCAGCCTTACCCCCTACCGTGTGGATAGAGGAAAACTATTTGTTGATGAACGCTTTGGCGGTCATAAACTGATCGATGTTGAGCAAATTAAGCGTAATATTGAACTCACTCGTTTCCCAATGCCAAGCGGAGCGGACGAACTTGATAGCGTGAACTTTCCTGGCTTGGTACGCGCATCTGCATTAATCGGTCAACTCAGCGATCCCCGCTACTTTAAAAAGATTGGAGCGCTGTACTATGAATTTGAAGAAATCGGTTTAACCAAAGAATTAGGCTACAGCAACCCTGGAGATTTACGCCATCACTACCCCAAATATTTCTGGCGTAGTGTTTACCCCTATATTCAAGATGCACTGCGCTACTTATCGCTGACACAACAGGGCAAACAAATCATCGCCAACCTGCAAGCAAATGTGTTTGTTTTAGAACACGAACAGATTGGCAATGAAGAGTCTGAAGAAGCTCAGCTGGTACGCGCCAGTAACGGTGCCGCTTGAAGCAGGGTTTGGGTGTAAGGGTGCTGGGGATTGGTAAAAATTTTCCGGGTAGGGCCAATTTCCACAATCTGACCGCTATTCATGACAGCAATTCGATCACAGAAAAATCTGGCTACCCAGAGATCGTGAGTGATAAACAAATACGTCAGCTCGAATTCCTGCTTTAACTCCAGCATCAACTCCAGCACCTGCGTCTGAACACTCGCATCCAACATACTCACCGGCTCATCACAAATCAGTAGTT
Above is a genomic segment from Microcoleus sp. FACHB-68 containing:
- a CDS encoding Npun_R2479 family HD domain-containing metalloprotein, yielding MFNTVELLIDAFVDKLKAGYHRTYGGYKPQYEDIIGWAGNMALENLANSDALYHNMEHTILVSLVGQEILRGKHIREGGVTCEDWLHFIISLVCHNIGYVKGVCRQDQAGAYATGRDGKTVVLPDGSTDASLTPYRVDRGKLFVDERFGGHKLIDVEQIKRNIELTRFPMPSGADELDSVNFPGLVRASALIGQLSDPRYFKKIGALYYEFEEIGLTKELGYSNPGDLRHHYPKYFWRSVYPYIQDALRYLSLTQQGKQIIANLQANVFVLEHEQIGNEESEEAQLVRASNGAA